From one Leifsonia soli genomic stretch:
- a CDS encoding ABC transporter permease has protein sequence MSAIVEQAAEAAAPDAAHRRRRRRSLTLGIGLVLVGLVVIVAVVSFFWLPYAQSDTSGTRLEQPSASHWLGTDRFGRDLATQLMIGARIALAVGLGSVAIGAVVGGTLGLLAAFATKWLDDTLSAVLDILIAFPTLLLAMLIVAAQGASLGTAIVAIGLAMSAVVARLTRVLAKRVLAQQFVTAARTSGTSWSGIIARHILPNIWPTLSVNLALQFGVAVLAEASLSYLGLGAPPPNASWGRLLQEAQGTVSTAPAGAIAPGVALVVLVIGVNLVADGLRDVADPTRRRSR, from the coding sequence ATGAGCGCGATCGTGGAGCAGGCGGCGGAGGCCGCCGCGCCGGACGCCGCGCACCGGCGGCGACGTCGCCGGTCGCTGACCCTCGGCATCGGCCTCGTGCTGGTCGGTCTCGTCGTCATCGTCGCCGTCGTCTCGTTCTTCTGGCTGCCCTACGCGCAGTCCGACACGTCCGGGACACGGCTCGAGCAGCCCAGCGCATCCCACTGGCTCGGCACGGACCGGTTCGGCCGCGACCTGGCGACCCAGCTGATGATCGGCGCGCGGATCGCCCTGGCCGTCGGCCTCGGATCCGTTGCGATCGGTGCGGTGGTCGGCGGTACGCTCGGCCTGCTCGCCGCGTTCGCCACGAAGTGGCTCGACGACACGCTCTCGGCCGTCCTCGACATCCTGATCGCGTTCCCGACGCTGCTGCTGGCCATGCTGATCGTGGCGGCGCAGGGCGCCTCGCTCGGCACCGCCATCGTCGCGATCGGGCTCGCCATGTCCGCGGTCGTCGCCCGGCTGACGCGTGTGCTCGCCAAGCGGGTGCTCGCACAGCAGTTCGTGACGGCGGCGCGAACCTCGGGCACTTCGTGGTCCGGGATCATCGCGCGGCACATCCTGCCGAACATCTGGCCGACCCTCAGCGTGAACCTGGCCCTGCAGTTCGGGGTGGCCGTGCTCGCCGAAGCGAGCCTGTCGTACCTCGGGCTGGGCGCCCCGCCTCCGAACGCGTCGTGGGGGCGGCTGCTGCAGGAGGCGCAGGGCACGGTGTCCACCGCGCCCGCCGGCGCGATCGCACCCGGTGTGGCCCTGGTGGTGCTGGTGATCGGCGTCAACCTGGTCGCCGACGGCCTGCGGGATGTGGCCGATCCGACGCGGAGGAGGTCACGATGA
- a CDS encoding ABC transporter substrate-binding protein, which produces MRKTPLFAALAIGLATALTLAGCAGGSSSAGGSDATIAIGSLYEPVNLDNTAGGGQGVTEALNGNVYEGLFKLTDQGKVEPLLATKYTTSADGLTYTFTLRDGVKFHSGKPLTSADVKRSIERVTSDDSQSARKSQLEVIKSIDTPDDKTVTITLSSRSISLPYNLSYIWIYGPGTSNYKTAEDGTGPYTLGTWKRGSSLSLERWSGYWGDKAKNKEVEFDYFTDASALSNALQTKQVDIVTSIQSPDALSTFTGNKDYTISDGKSTTKELLAFNDKVAPFDNVQVRKAVYSAIDTKKLLNSIWGDYGTLIGSMVPPSDPWYEDLTKVNPYDVNLAKKELAEAGFANGFTFTLDTPTYDPHPAVAEFLKSELAKVGITVNINSISADEWYTKVFKNHDFTATLQEHVNDRDVVWYGNPDFYWGYDNPQVTAWVNEAEQATTTAEQTAKLKQVNEQIAKDAASAWLYLYPQIVVADSDVSGYPVNGLNSQFFAYDIVKK; this is translated from the coding sequence GTGAGAAAGACCCCCTTGTTCGCTGCGCTCGCGATCGGCCTGGCGACGGCCCTGACGCTCGCCGGCTGCGCGGGCGGCTCGTCGTCCGCCGGCGGAAGCGATGCGACCATCGCGATCGGCTCGCTCTACGAGCCGGTCAACCTCGACAACACCGCGGGCGGCGGTCAGGGCGTCACCGAGGCGCTCAACGGCAACGTCTACGAGGGCCTGTTCAAGCTGACCGACCAGGGCAAGGTCGAGCCGCTGCTCGCGACGAAGTACACCACGAGCGCCGACGGCCTGACCTACACGTTCACGCTGCGCGACGGGGTGAAGTTCCACTCCGGCAAGCCGCTCACGAGCGCCGACGTCAAGCGGAGCATCGAGCGCGTGACCTCCGACGACTCGCAGTCGGCGCGCAAGTCCCAGCTCGAGGTCATCAAGAGCATCGACACCCCGGATGACAAGACGGTGACCATCACCCTGTCGTCCCGCTCCATCTCGCTGCCCTACAACCTCAGCTACATCTGGATCTACGGTCCGGGCACGTCGAACTACAAGACCGCCGAGGACGGCACCGGCCCATACACCCTGGGCACGTGGAAGCGCGGGAGCTCGCTCAGCCTCGAGCGCTGGAGCGGATACTGGGGCGACAAGGCCAAGAACAAGGAGGTGGAGTTCGACTACTTCACCGACGCCTCCGCCCTGTCGAACGCGCTGCAGACCAAGCAGGTCGACATCGTGACGAGCATCCAGAGCCCGGACGCCCTCAGCACGTTCACGGGCAACAAGGACTACACGATCTCCGACGGGAAGTCGACGACGAAGGAGCTGCTGGCGTTCAACGACAAGGTCGCCCCCTTCGACAACGTCCAGGTCCGCAAGGCGGTCTACTCGGCCATCGACACCAAGAAGCTGCTCAACTCCATCTGGGGCGACTACGGCACGCTCATCGGTTCGATGGTTCCGCCGAGCGACCCCTGGTACGAGGACCTCACCAAGGTGAACCCGTACGACGTGAACCTGGCGAAGAAGGAGCTGGCCGAGGCCGGGTTCGCGAACGGCTTCACGTTCACGCTGGACACGCCGACGTACGACCCGCACCCCGCGGTGGCCGAGTTCCTGAAGAGCGAGCTGGCGAAGGTCGGCATCACGGTGAACATCAACTCCATCTCGGCCGACGAGTGGTACACGAAGGTGTTCAAGAACCACGACTTCACCGCGACGCTGCAGGAGCACGTCAACGACCGCGATGTGGTCTGGTACGGAAACCCGGACTTCTACTGGGGCTACGACAATCCCCAGGTGACCGCCTGGGTGAACGAGGCCGAGCAGGCCACGACCACGGCCGAGCAGACCGCCAAGCTGAAGCAGGTCAACGAGCAGATCGCGAAGGATGCGGCCAGCGCCTGGCTGTACCTGTACCCGCAGATCGTCGTGGCGGACAGCGACGTGAGCGGATACCCCGTCAACGGCCTGAACTCGCAGTTCTTCGCCTACGACATCGTCAAGAAGTAG
- a CDS encoding ABC transporter permease → MALYLVRRTAFLVVSLLLAMVVLFFLLRVLPGDPSNALLSVGATKEQIAAAQRQVGSDQPLLQQFFSWLGSLLSLNLGESFISSLPVGPEIAARLSVTIPLTLLSFVLALVLALPIGFVAAWKADRWYGILLSAFSQLGIAVPVFWVGILLVDVFAITLGWFPSGGFPRDDWSDPAEALTSLALPVVTIALVMSASISRYVRSATLDVIGSDYLRNARALGSGFAGAMWRHGLRNGAVPVISVLGIELATTFLGAVVVESVFTLPGLGSMLLKAIEQHDYPNIQGILFVSTLLVLIVGFLADVAQRLVDPRLRRSISGNA, encoded by the coding sequence ATGGCCCTCTATCTCGTGCGTCGCACCGCGTTCCTCGTGGTGTCGCTGCTGCTGGCCATGGTCGTGCTGTTCTTCCTCCTCCGGGTGCTGCCGGGCGACCCGTCGAACGCCCTGCTCTCCGTCGGAGCGACGAAGGAGCAGATCGCGGCGGCTCAGCGCCAGGTGGGCAGCGATCAGCCGCTGCTGCAGCAGTTCTTCTCGTGGTTGGGCAGCCTGCTGTCGCTGAACCTCGGCGAGTCGTTCATCAGCTCGCTGCCCGTCGGCCCCGAGATCGCGGCCCGTCTGTCGGTGACCATTCCGCTGACGCTGCTCTCGTTCGTGCTCGCCCTCGTTCTCGCCCTGCCCATCGGGTTCGTCGCGGCGTGGAAGGCCGACCGCTGGTACGGCATCCTGCTGTCCGCGTTCTCCCAGCTGGGCATCGCCGTCCCCGTGTTCTGGGTGGGCATCCTGCTCGTCGATGTGTTCGCCATCACGCTGGGCTGGTTCCCGTCGGGCGGCTTCCCACGCGACGACTGGTCCGATCCCGCCGAGGCCCTCACCTCCCTCGCCCTCCCGGTCGTCACCATCGCCCTCGTGATGAGCGCGTCCATCTCCCGCTACGTGCGGAGTGCGACGCTGGATGTGATCGGCAGCGACTACCTGCGCAACGCCCGCGCGCTGGGGTCCGGATTCGCCGGCGCGATGTGGCGTCACGGTCTGCGCAACGGAGCGGTTCCGGTGATCTCCGTCCTGGGCATCGAGCTGGCCACGACGTTCCTCGGCGCCGTCGTCGTCGAGAGCGTCTTCACGCTCCCGGGTCTCGGCAGCATGCTGCTGAAGGCCATCGAGCAGCACGACTACCCGAACATCCAGGGCATCCTGTTCGTCTCGACGCTGCTGGTCCTGATCGTGGGCTTCCTGGCCGACGTCGCCCAGCGCCTCGTCGATCCGCGACTCCGTCGCAGTATCTCGGGGAACGCATGA
- a CDS encoding DUF1684 domain-containing protein: MSGIVTDISTQTSASTATIERARAGWDAWRAGRLSSVTAPTGNLALIETRWLPAGHTTTPDEALAGQPESVTATELTRRSLETGEVERGIRLWDAASPAIRDFETIDVFPFDPSWVVEATFTPVSDDRTIPFEHIRDNGLTRDLVVPGDIAFRRDGVEYTLSAFDDDGTLLLVFGDPTNGADGEDGTYASGRFLFVEHVDDHVVLDFNRAFVPPCGFSDQYNCPLPPRNNRFPVAVTAGEKRVAFRGGAHHEAAHTP, encoded by the coding sequence ATGTCCGGCATCGTGACTGATATCTCCACACAGACCTCGGCGTCCACCGCGACCATCGAGCGTGCCCGCGCAGGCTGGGACGCCTGGCGAGCGGGCCGGCTGAGCAGCGTGACCGCGCCCACCGGCAACCTCGCCCTCATCGAGACGCGGTGGCTGCCCGCCGGCCACACCACGACGCCGGACGAGGCGCTGGCCGGGCAGCCGGAGTCGGTCACCGCGACGGAGCTCACCCGTCGCAGCCTCGAGACCGGCGAGGTCGAGCGCGGCATCCGGCTCTGGGATGCCGCATCTCCCGCCATCCGCGACTTCGAGACCATCGACGTCTTCCCGTTCGACCCCAGCTGGGTCGTCGAGGCCACCTTCACGCCGGTCAGCGACGACCGCACCATCCCCTTCGAGCACATCCGCGACAACGGGCTCACCCGCGACCTCGTCGTCCCCGGCGACATCGCCTTCCGGCGCGATGGCGTCGAGTACACCCTGAGCGCCTTCGACGACGACGGCACGCTGCTTCTGGTGTTCGGCGACCCGACCAACGGCGCCGACGGGGAGGACGGGACCTACGCGTCCGGCCGGTTCCTCTTCGTCGAGCACGTGGACGACCACGTCGTCCTGGACTTCAACCGCGCGTTCGTGCCGCCCTGCGGGTTCTCGGACCAGTACAACTGTCCGCTGCCGCCGCGCAACAACCGCTTCCCCGTCGCGGTCACCGCTGGGGAGAAGCGCGTGGCGTTCCGCGGCGGCGCACACCACGAGGCGGCGCACACCCCCTGA